A part of Amycolatopsis lurida genomic DNA contains:
- a CDS encoding PucR family transcriptional regulator, translating into MSVERGIEHAAQPPAALPRKLADILRPELGSLANEIVDEIRATIPAYARPLDGPYGKSIRAGVEYAITLFVAQIADPSVSKEQSHEVHHRLGQNEMREGRSLDTLQSAYRVGARVSWRRIMRVGRRSGLSSAVMSQLADAMLAFMDELASVALDGYLEAKARTAGALDTWRRKLLHLVLETPPAPSKAIAELAQLTGWTVPERATPVVLHPIGDTVRPRRHNAVDSDVLAELDCAEPRVLVPGELSVARLATLQAALPDYRLSIGPCRPLDSVADSLRWAREALHLSERGIIQARRVIRAEEHLATLLVNADAALTCQLRDRLFAPLAEMTGKQRERLLETLRAWLDSQGNVVDIAERLQVHPQTVRYRMRQLQATFGEHLRDPGARFEMELALRAGVAPAGYALPEVLPAPRKSPQWTPSGS; encoded by the coding sequence ATGTCGGTGGAGCGCGGAATCGAACACGCTGCGCAGCCCCCTGCGGCACTTCCCCGCAAGCTCGCCGACATTTTGCGACCGGAACTGGGCAGCCTCGCCAACGAGATCGTCGACGAGATCCGGGCGACCATCCCCGCGTACGCGCGCCCGCTCGACGGGCCGTACGGGAAGTCGATCCGCGCGGGCGTCGAGTACGCGATCACGTTGTTCGTCGCCCAGATCGCGGATCCGAGTGTGTCGAAGGAACAGTCGCACGAGGTCCACCATCGCCTCGGGCAGAACGAGATGCGGGAAGGCCGCAGCCTCGACACCCTTCAGTCGGCGTACCGGGTCGGCGCCAGGGTTTCGTGGCGGCGCATCATGCGGGTCGGCCGCCGCAGCGGCCTGTCGTCCGCGGTGATGTCGCAACTGGCCGACGCGATGCTCGCGTTCATGGACGAACTCGCGTCCGTCGCGCTGGACGGGTACCTCGAAGCGAAGGCGCGCACCGCGGGGGCCCTGGACACCTGGCGCCGCAAACTGCTGCACCTGGTGCTGGAAACCCCGCCCGCGCCGTCGAAGGCGATCGCGGAACTCGCGCAGCTGACCGGCTGGACGGTGCCCGAGCGCGCGACGCCGGTGGTGCTGCACCCGATCGGCGACACCGTCAGACCCCGGCGGCACAACGCGGTGGATTCGGACGTCCTCGCCGAACTCGACTGTGCCGAGCCGCGTGTGCTCGTCCCCGGCGAGCTCTCCGTCGCCCGCCTGGCCACCTTACAGGCCGCGCTGCCGGACTACCGGCTCTCGATCGGCCCGTGCCGCCCGCTGGACTCCGTCGCCGATTCCCTCCGCTGGGCGCGCGAGGCTCTGCACCTGTCCGAACGCGGCATCATCCAGGCCCGCCGGGTGATCCGCGCCGAAGAACACCTCGCCACCCTGCTCGTGAACGCCGACGCCGCGCTGACCTGCCAGCTGCGCGACCGCCTGTTCGCGCCGCTCGCGGAGATGACCGGGAAACAGCGGGAACGGCTGCTCGAAACCCTGCGAGCCTGGCTGGACAGCCAGGGCAACGTCGTCGACATCGCCGAGCGCCTCCAGGTGCACCCGCAGACCGTGCGGTACCGCATGCGGCAGCTGCAGGCGACCTTCGGCGAACACCTGCGTGACCCGGGGGCACGGTTCGAAATGGAACTCGCGCTGCGGGCCGGGGTCGCGCCCGCCGGTTACGCTTTGCCCGAGGTGCTTCCGGCGCCGCGCAAGAGTCCACAGTGGACGCCGAGCGGCTCGTAG
- a CDS encoding DUF6801 domain-containing protein: MTQQVRRALGRFPVLAGVILLVGVSGALSSSAATDPATPPPAPLQGATSAHQSLANACVFPDPAGERPVTMDVQATLPKVVQTGKPVQIKDFSLTFTIAEGSLGAVTEVAGGATVELMAANGDKKTPVPVSLTIPAAKVPATGELKLVATGTVPDIVLNVPSELRLSTGAPSLALTAAETPLKPITCVQAPDQKTLLGSVTLLPLGKPEPGPGKPGEPKKPGAGARSADDVHAGALYPIALQPFELQGTSTITKLGAFARLKPAFMVNAVWHVDLENTEGPGKITGSVMMPPSSITFLGFGFVPITATMELLPEDYATGNHIIDVDGVSIPEPEGSSTVLTPLKVYGKLSGVTINGVGLDVGDNCLTAEPIKINLRGEKYGMFTGGVVRTDPKWTDPAYRDFTLPPFSGCGVKEDLDSLLTGMASGPGNQACVGVNQVGLPWDLERKCPNVDPPVARR; this comes from the coding sequence ATGACACAGCAGGTTCGCCGGGCACTCGGGAGGTTTCCCGTTCTGGCGGGCGTCATCCTGCTCGTGGGGGTTAGCGGCGCACTGTCCTCTTCGGCCGCGACCGATCCGGCCACCCCGCCGCCGGCACCGCTGCAAGGCGCCACGTCCGCGCACCAGAGTCTCGCGAACGCTTGTGTCTTCCCGGATCCGGCCGGGGAACGACCGGTCACGATGGACGTCCAGGCGACGCTGCCGAAGGTCGTCCAGACCGGAAAGCCCGTACAGATCAAGGACTTTTCGCTGACATTCACGATCGCGGAAGGGTCGCTCGGCGCAGTCACCGAGGTTGCGGGTGGTGCGACGGTCGAACTCATGGCCGCGAACGGGGACAAGAAGACCCCGGTCCCCGTGTCACTGACGATCCCGGCGGCGAAGGTGCCGGCCACCGGCGAACTGAAGCTGGTCGCGACGGGCACCGTCCCCGACATCGTGCTGAACGTGCCGTCCGAGCTGCGGCTGAGCACGGGCGCGCCGTCGCTCGCGCTGACCGCCGCCGAGACGCCGCTCAAACCGATCACCTGCGTCCAGGCACCGGACCAGAAAACGCTGCTCGGCAGTGTCACGCTCCTGCCCCTCGGGAAGCCCGAACCGGGGCCCGGCAAGCCCGGTGAACCGAAGAAGCCCGGAGCCGGCGCGCGATCCGCGGACGATGTCCACGCCGGCGCTCTCTACCCCATCGCGTTGCAGCCGTTCGAACTGCAGGGCACGTCGACGATCACGAAACTCGGCGCCTTCGCCCGGTTGAAGCCCGCGTTCATGGTCAACGCGGTGTGGCACGTCGACCTGGAGAACACCGAAGGGCCCGGCAAGATCACCGGCTCGGTCATGATGCCGCCGAGCTCGATCACCTTCCTCGGTTTCGGCTTCGTCCCGATCACCGCGACCATGGAACTGTTGCCGGAGGACTACGCGACCGGCAATCACATCATCGACGTCGACGGCGTATCGATCCCGGAACCGGAGGGCAGCTCGACCGTCCTCACCCCGCTCAAGGTCTACGGGAAACTGAGCGGGGTCACCATCAACGGGGTCGGCCTCGACGTCGGCGACAACTGCCTCACCGCCGAGCCGATCAAGATCAATCTCCGCGGGGAGAAGTACGGGATGTTCACCGGTGGCGTCGTGCGCACCGATCCGAAGTGGACGGATCCCGCCTATCGGGACTTCACCCTGCCCCCGTTCTCGGGCTGTGGTGTGAAGGAAGATCTCGACTCGCTGTTGACCGGGATGGCGTCGGGGCCGGGGAACCAGGCTTGCGTCGGGGTCAACCAGGTCGGGCTGCCCTGGGACCTGGAGCGCAAGTGCCCGAACGTCGATCCGCCGGTGGCGCGCCGCTGA